A window of Saccharomyces paradoxus chromosome XIII, complete sequence contains these coding sequences:
- the AIM33 gene encoding cytochrome-b5 reductase (similar to YML087C), producing MSIVETCISFALANPLYLFSAGLLMNCVVTPLYLWKTQNVKIVVVSLLQFVVLYATAFITVGTDKSLYRNKWVALPLAKKTRISRNTSLYCFKLKYPFERLNIPMGYHLAVRVTINGERLVRYYTPVNVPNTEGHLELVVKTYKHGVVSKYFDKLKIGQCVEFKGPLGELEYDQDTATELGIIAGGSGITPVLQVLQEIIPSPEDLTHISLIYANETEDDILMKSQLDHMAKEYPHFKVHYVIHKPNGKWNGDVGYVTLEEMKRYLPKQAEDHRLLICGPPKMNEMVLNYAKELGWSNGFHKGNGSDKVFVF from the coding sequence ATGTCAATAGTAGAGACATGTATATCGTTTGCTTTGGCAAACCCGCTCTACCTATTTTCCGCAGGATTGCTTATGAACTGTGTGGTTACGCCGCTTTACCTTTGGAAAACACAAAATGTTAAGATTGTAGTTGTTTCATTGCTGCAATTTGTAGTACTTTATGCCACAGCGTTTATTACGGTTGGAACTGATAAATCCCTTTACAGAAATAAATGGGTGGCCCTGCCGCTAGCCAAGAAGACCCGCATTTCTCGTAATACCAGTTTGTACTGCTTCAAATTAAAGTACCCATTTGAAAGATTGAATATTCCCATGGGATACCACCTGGCAGTAAGGGTTACAATAAATGGTGAGCGATTAGTGAGATACTATACGCCGGTGAATGTTCCTAATACGGAAGGTCACCTGGAATTAGTGGTCAAGACGTATAAGCATGGTGTTGTTTCTAAgtattttgataaattgaaaattgGCCAGTGTGTAGAATTTAAGGGGCCCTTGGGCGAACTGGAATATGATCAAGATACCGCAACAGAGTTGGGTATAATCGCAGGAGGGTCTGGTATAACCCCTGTCTTGCAAGTATTGCAAGAAATCATACCCTCTCCAGAAGATCTAACACacatttctttgatatacGCAAACGAAACAGAGGATGATATCCTTATGAAATCACAACTAGACCACATGGCTAAAGAGTACCCACATTTTAAAGTTCATTATGTAATTCACAAGCCAAACGGTAAATGGAATGGTGATGTCGGGTACGTAActttagaagaaatgaaaagataCCTGCCTAAACAAGCGGAGGACCATCGTTTATTGATTTGCGGGCCTCCTAAAATGAATGAAATGGTTTTGAACTATGCAAAGGAGTTGGGGTGGAGCAATGGGTTTCACAAAGGTAATGGAAGCGATAAAGTTTTCGTTTTCTAA
- the ALO1 gene encoding D-arabinono-1,4-lactone oxidase (D-Arabinono-1,4-lactone oxidase~similar to YML086C) — MSTIPFKKNYVFKNWAGIYSAKPERYFQPTSTNEVVELVKSARLAEKSLVTVGSGHSPSNMCVTDEWLVNLDRLNKVQRFVEYPDLHYADVTVDAGMRLYQLNEFLGEKGYSIQNLGSISEQSVAGIISTGSHGSSPYHGLISSQYVNLTIVNGKGELKFLDAENDPEIFKAALLSVGKIGIIVSATIRVVPGFNIKSTQEVITFENLLKQWDTLWTSSEFIRVWWYPYTRKCVLWRGNKTAEPQNGPAKSWWGTKLGRFFYETLLWISTKIYAPLTPLVERFVFNRQYGKLEKSSTGDVNVTDSISGFNMDCLFSQFVDEWGCPMDNGLEVLRSLDHSIAQAAINKEFYVHVPMEVRCSNTTLPAEPLDTSKRANTSPGPVYGNVCRPFLDNTPSHCRYAPLENVTNSQLTLYINATIYRPFGCNTPIHKWFTLFENTMMVAGGKPHWAKNFLGSTTLAAGPVKKDADYDDFEMRGMASKVEEWYGDDLKKFRKIRKEQDPDNVFLANKQWAIINGIIDPSELSD, encoded by the coding sequence ATGTCTACTATCCCATTTAAAAAGAACTATGTGTTCAAAAACTGGGCAGGAATTTATTCTGCGAAACCAGAACGTTACTTTCAACCAACTTCAACCAATGAGGTTGTCGAGTTAGTGAAAAGTGCCAGGCTAGCTGAAAAAAGTTTAGTTACTGTTGGTTCGGGCCATTCTCCCAGTAACATGTGCGTTACTGATGAATGGCTTGTTAACTTGGACAGATTGAACAAAGTTCAAAGGTTTGTAGAATATCCTGACTTACATTATGCCGATGTCACAGTCGATGCCGGTATGAGGCTTTATCAATTGAATGAATTTCTGGGTGAGAAAGGTTACTCTATCCAAAATTTAGGGTCTATCTCAGAGCAAAGTGTCGCTGGTATAATTTCCACTGGTAGTCATGGCTCCTCGCCTTATCACGGtttgatttcttctcaATACGTAAATTTGACTATTGTTAATGGTAAGGGTGAATTGAAGTTTTTGGATGCCGAAAACGATCCTGAGATCTTTAAAGCTGCTTTGCTTTCAGttggaaaaattggtaTTATTGTCTCTGCTACTATCAGGGTTGTTCCTGGCTTCAATATTAAGTCTACTCAAGAAGTAAttacttttgaaaatcttttgaaacaaTGGGATACTCTATGGACTTCATCTGAATTCATTAGAGTTTGGTGGTATCCTTATACTAGAAAATGTGTCTTATGGAGGGGTAACAAAACTGCAGAACCTCAAAATGGTCCCGCTAAGTCATGGTGGGGTACCAAGCTGGGCAGATTTTTCTACGAGACTTTATTATGGATCTCTACTAAAATCTATGCACCATTAACTCCGCTTGTGGAAAGGTTTGTTTTCAACAGACAATACGGTAAACTGGAAAAGAGCTCTACTGGTGATGTTAATGTTACTGATTCTATCAGCGGATTTAATATGGACTGTTTATTTTCACAATTTGTTGATGAATGGGGGTGTCCTATGGATAATGGTCTGGAGGTGTTACGTTCATTAGACCATTCTATTGCACAGGCCGCCATAAACAAAGAGTTTTATGTTCATGTGCCCATGGAAGTCCGTTGCTCAAATACTACATTACCTGCTGAACCACTGGATACTTCCAAGAGAGCAAACACTAGTCCCGGCCCTGTTTATGGTAACGTTTGCCGGCCATTCCTGGATAACACACCATCCCATTGTAGATATGCTCCATTGGAAAATGTTACCAACAGTCAGTTGACGTTGTACATAAATGCTACTATTTACAGGCCGTTCGGCTGTAATACTCCAATCCATAAATGGTTTACCCTTTTCGAAAATACCATGATGGTGGCAGGCGGTAAGCCACATTGGGCTAAGAACTTCCTAGGCTCAACTACTCTAGCTGCTGGTCCAGTGAAAAAGGATGCTGACTACGATGACTTTGAGATGAGGGGGATGGCATCAAAGGTCGAAGAATGGTATGGCGATGATCTGAAAAAGTTCCGGAAAATAAGAAAGGAACAAGACCCCGATAATGTATTCTTGGCAAACAAACAATGGGCTATTATAAATGGTATCATAGATCCTAGTGAGCTTTCCGACTag
- the TUB1 gene encoding alpha-tubulin TUB1 encodes MVDNEAIYDMCKRNLDIPRPSFANLNNLIAQVVSSVTASLRFDGSLNVDLNEFQTNLVPYPRIHFPLVSYSPVLSKSKAFHESNSVSEITNACFEPGNQMVKCDPRDGKYMATCLLYRGDVVTRDVQRAVEQVKNKKTVQLVDWCPTGFKIGICYEPPTATPNSQLATVDRAVCMLSNTTSIAEAWKRIDRKFDLMYAKRAFVHWYVGEGMEEGEFTEAREDLAALERDYIEVGADSYAEEEEF; translated from the coding sequence ATGGTTGATAATGAGGCCATCTACGACATGTGCAAAAGAAACTTGGATATCCCAAGACCAAGTTTTGCAAACTTAAACAACCTAATTGCTCAAGTGGTATCATCTGTTACAGCATCATTGAGATTCGACGGTTCATTAAACGTAGATTTGAACGAATTTCAAACCAACTTGGTTCCATATCCAAGAATTCATTTTCCCTTAGTTTCATATTCTCCAGTCTTATCCAAATCAAAGGCATTCCACGAGTCCAACTCCGTGTCAGAAATTACAAATGCTTGCTTTGAACCTGGTAACCAAATGGTCAAGTGTGATCCAAGGGATGGTAAATACATGGCCACTTGTCTGTTATATAGGGGTGATGTGGTAACGAGAGATGTTCAAAGAGCTGTCGAGCAGgtgaaaaataagaagaCTGTCCAATTGGTTGATTGGTGTCCAACCGGTTTCAAGATCGGTATTTGCTACGAACCTCCAACTGCTACACCAAACTCACAATTGGCCACAGTGGATAGAGCCGTGTGTATGTTGTCAAACACCACATCCATCGCTGAGGCTTGGAAGAGAATCGATAGAAAGTTCGATTTAATGTATGCCAAGCGTGCCTTCGTCCACTGGTATGTTGGTGAAGGTATGGAAGAAGGTGAATTCACCGAAGCTAGAGAAGACTTGGCTGCTTTAGAAAGAGATTATATCGAAGTGGGTGCCGATTCTTAtgctgaagaagaggaattTTAA
- a CDS encoding uncharacterized protein (similar to YML083C) — MIEPGKDSMDYLHVYNNNHAHVPRTPTGRQCLSPVLPPIILAVDQQHSMAFGYSSPRCLPTPILPSMTANVPVHWSQQIVTIPVAVQSNAGMIPILTPMASPRPQFKATTPSPHLAPVAIKLPDLKLPPSPVSSTVKGGASHPILPKIVIGNGGSHVERNSNEELIRKIPDYIDCAKTKAQLGKVRSGRQLIACAQEYHHPVNKDEVENINNILNFRDYIFKHPKSCFESPCTLSFEQFVRVYSFISFIYRTKKINKNKYELVCEMNVHEQLSNKRIQRTRTPEKYKIHLICESKLILTFNHCTKTVKFESINGGHCHPISANHIIKPSLFLIHCINKCYQTVSDPTDLKLALRDALEALDHERIGLPFLKRRHFKSSQASSLSNVSTTFKKREDHDALGVHTGIIHTANFFMFNASSDIFQRN, encoded by the coding sequence ATGATAGAACCTGGTAAAGATTCAATGGACTATCTACATGTATATAACAACAACCACGCTCACGTTCCCAGGACACCTACGGGTAGGCAATGCCTATCTCCTGTTCTCCCCCCAATCATATTGGCGGTAGATCAGCAACATTCGATGGCTTTTGGGTACTCGAGCCCCAGATGCTTGCCGACACCAATATTGCCTTCTATGACCGCAAATGTGCCCGTCCATTGGTCACAACAGATTGTCACTATTCCTGTCGCCGTACAAAGCAATGCCGGAATGATACCTATCCTCACACCTATGGCCTCCCCAAGACCTCAGTTCAAAGCAACGACCCCCTCACCCCATTTGGCCCCAGTCGCCATAAAATTACCAGATTTGAAACTGCCACCTTCGCCTGTGTCCAGCACAGTAAAGGGCGGAGCGTCACATCCGATCCTGCCCAAGATTGTGATCGGAAATGGCGGCAGTCATGTTGAGCGAAATAGTAATGAGGAATTAATTAGAAAGATTCCAGATTACATTGATTGCGCAAAGACAAAGGCACAACTGGGCAAAGTTAGATCCGGTAGACAACTAATTGCATGCGCACAGGAATATCACCACCCGGTAAACAAGGATGAGGTCGAAAATATCAACAACATCCTAAACTTCAGGGACTATATTTTCAAGCATCCGAAATCCTGCTTCGAGTCTCCATGTACCCTATCGTTCGAACAGTTCGTTAGAGTATATTCATTCATTAGTTTCATTTACAGGACAAAGAAGATCAATAAAAACAAGTATGAACTCGTTTGTGAGATGAATGTTCACGAACAACTCAGCAATAAGCGTATACAAAGAACAAGGACTCCTGAGAAGTACAAAATTCATTTGATTTGCGAATCAAAACTTATTCTGACCTTCAACCACTGTACGAAGACGGTTAAGTTCGAGTCTATCAATGGTGGACACTGCCACCCAATTTCGGCCAATCATATCATCAAGCCCTCCCTGTTCCTTATCCACTGCATTAATAAATGCTACCAGACGGTGTCAGATCCCACCGATTTGAAGTTGGCATTGAGAGACGCTTTAGAAGCCCTCGATCATGAAAGAATCGGACTGCCATTTCTAAAGAGAAGACACTTCAAAAGCTCGCAAGCCTCGTCACTATCAAATGTCAGTACCACATTCAAGAAGCGAGAAGATCATGACGCATTGGGTGTACATACGGGAATCATTCATACGGCAAACTTCTTCATGTTTAATGCATCTAGCGATATATTTCAGAGGAACTAA
- a CDS encoding putative cystathionine gamma-synthase (protein predicted to have carbon-sulfur lyase activity~similar to YML082W) — MVSAQVATKLGQPIPLDTQHAVSVCFPTWESVISYVKKDPKVLGCLKSGYPRFWIHPSIQKLRDILIEKYAKENETCFCFPSYRVAKRCREYIRRKCAHRNGKVRILQLATAKPINEEQKTWKRECKIAVVFVDGAYENILKQYWQYTGEIISSRLAEYVLHELFIVEKKSSSAEEKEYIETRYGRNLNFAFADRAKELIKKRIATKVIDKDEHDEEENYHFFVGNQDEQDFQNTFLDSSLNEANHGEDHGEGISTEVNSQEEPHSGLVSTIPPEPIEMSTIEEEQCLDEDAGRRALRVCPERDVFLFPSGMASIFTAHRLLLQRDSLRLNRSRNGNDVTSSPPNKKTVIFGFPYADTLHVLQEFNETYFLGEGDESSMKELTKILHSGEQILAVFIETPSNPLLKMGNLLELKRLSELFGFFIIIDETVGGIVNIDGLPFADIVCSSLTKTFSGDSNVIGGSMVLNPQSRVYEFATRFMQLEDEYEDLVWCEDAIYLERNSRDFIARTIRINYSTEYLLEKILKPHVGENRLFKKIYYPNLTSKETLTNYDMVRCKKEGGYGGLFSLTFHDEGHAAAFYDNLKLNKGPSLGTNFTLAFPYTLMTYYHELDMAEKFGVERNLLRISVGLESQSILGKIFQEAIDKTEEI, encoded by the coding sequence ATGGTTTCAGCACAAGTGGCTACCAAGTTAGGACAGCCTATACCACTGGATACTCAACATGCAGTATCTGTATGTTTTCCCACTTGGGAATCTGTAATTTCGTATGTGAAAAAAGACCCCAAAGTTTTAGGGTGCTTAAAGTCCGGCTACCCCAGGTTCTGGATCCACCCCTCGATTCAAAAGCTGCGTGACATTTTAATAGAAAAGTATGCCAAAGAAAACGAGACCTGCTTTTGCTTCCCGTCTTATAGAGTTGCCAAACGGTGCAGAGAGTATATAAGAAGGAAGTGCGCGCATCGCAATGGTAAAGTAAGGATATTGCAGTTAGCCACGGCAAAACCTATTAACGAGGAGCAAAAGACGTGGAAAAGAGAGTGTAAGATTGCGGTAGTGTTTGTAGATGGGGCGTACGAGAATATATTGAAGCAGTACTGGCAATACACCGGCGAGATCATCTCTAGCAGACTAGCTGAGTATGTTCTGCATGAGCTTTTTATAGTAGAGAAGAAGTCCAGCTCTGCAGAGGAAAAGGAATACATAGAGACGCGGTACGGCAGGAACCTGAATTTTGCGTTTGCCGATCGAGCCAAGGAATTGATCAAGAAGAGGATCGCTACAAAGGTTATAGATAAGGATGAGCATGATGAGGAGGAAAACTACCATTTCTTTGTGGGGAACCAAGACGAGCAGGATTTCCAAAACACATTTCTGGATTCATCCCTTAATGAGGCTAATCATGGAGAAGATCATGGTGAAGGGATCAGCACCGAAGTAAATAGTCAGGAAGAGCCGCATAGTGGCCTCGTTTCTACTATACCTCCGGAACCCATCGAAATGAGTAcaatagaagaagagcaaTGCTTAGATGAAGATGCCGGGAGGCGTGCACTAAGGGTTTGCCCTGAGAGGGacgttttcttgtttccGAGTGGTATGGCGTCGATCTTTACTGCGCATAGATTGCTGTTGCAAAGGGACTCACTGCGCTTGAACAGATCTAGAAATGGGAACGATGTAACATCATCACCGCCGAATAAGAAAACTGTCATTTTTGGGTTTCCTTATGCGGATACGTTACATGTCTTGCAAGAGTTTAATGAAACGTACTTTTTGGGAGAAGGAGACGAGTCATCAATGAAAGAActaacaaaaattttacatTCCGGCGAGCAAATTCTGGCCGTTTTTATAGAGACCCCATCAAATCCCCTATTAAAAATGGGCAATTTATTGGAACTGAAAAGGCTTTCGGAAttatttggatttttcatcatcattgatGAAACTGTGGGCGGTATAGTTAATATTGATGGTCTACCGTTTGCTGACATCGTTTGCAGTTCATTGACCAAGACATTTAGTGGGGACTCCAACGTTATTGGTGGCTCGATGGTTCTAAACCCACAAAGCCGGGTATACGAGTTTGCCACACGTTTTATGCAATTAGAAGATGAATACGAAGATTTGGTATGGTGTGAAGACGCGATTTACCTGGAAAGAAATTCCAGAGATTTCATTGCTAGAACCATCCGGATTAACTACAGTACTGAGTACCTCTTAGAAAAAATACTGAAGCCGCATGTAGGCGAAAATAGActattcaagaaaatttacTACCCTAACCTAACCTCAAAAGAAACACTAACCAACTACGACATGGTGAGGTGTAAGAAGGAAGGTGGATACGGCGGGCTCTTTTCACTAACGTTCCATGATGAGGGTCACGCTGCAGCCTTTTACGATAATCTAAAACTGAACAAGGGTCCTTCTTTGGGCACAAACTTCACACTCGCATTCCCTTATACGCTTATGACATATTACCACGAACTCGACATggctgaaaaatttggagtTGAGAGAAACCTTCTCAGAATCAGCGTAGGCCTCGAGAGTCAGTCAATATTGGGCAAGATCTTCCAAGAGGCAATTGATAAAACGGAAGAAATATGA
- the ATP18 gene encoding F1F0 ATP synthase subunit i (similar to YML081C) has product MLKRFPTPVLKVYWPFFVAGAAVYYGMSKAADLSSNTKEFINDPRNPRFAKGGKFVEVD; this is encoded by the coding sequence ATGTTGAAAAGATTTCCTACCCCTGTTCTTAAAGTGTACTGGCCCTTCTTTGTGGCTGGCGCTGCCGTGTATTATGGTATGAGTAAAGCTGCTGATCTTTCCTCTAACACGAAGGAGTTTATCAATGATCCAAGAAATCCCAGATTTGCAAAGGGCGGGAAGTTCGTGGAAGTTGATTGA
- the TDA9 gene encoding Tda9p (Transcription factor that regulates acetate production~similar to YML081W), protein MSSEEFKGLPIKRDISSTIHTDRPPALSAPPCVGSTGNDKIQVLPIPKKSRTIKTDKPRPFLCHICTRGFVRQEHLKRHQRAHTNEKPFLCVFCGRCFARRDLVLRHQHKLHSALVSKESINSKDKTEIDAINDKNIIQIQGNKQTILPTPSNPLAKTAAQLKKAAKEKKNGKQGKLDMSPSYSTNSRSADISSSVGNSSTPTVIEEANPSSHFPPPDTNIPTKSKRHASFSASSAFTYSSDNFQKLHQQTKSDFDELQESVPHQVGFSTPQLTAQQLIENAIESGVVDLETLDLPPFLSLDGLPPASSSAAVAASEQIDIYPSSATDTISGTNTTPNQAATAPPSQLPIGRESSSLFLANTPYLSDFLTMGSSYGGSGGFVKSITADPSLDYFNYKNHPHSDIRHNNSSSSINNNANKNNNDPIEKSQNNNNAIDEAIDDTDIHAHHADAHDDSFIESEEWLSKFIMDSQIDNDLKLNISHFNDIGFNNLHSQNPTTHSEPRNMYNENRDIHRSSNTFHSVSENISPREQFSLFKAKPNKAISKFLSDEKIPSTASPSSSASPVQFGKKNVDINEFLLDESVSNLFTTRQIDLFKKNVNLYSPLLQNQNAVSPTNSTPSLSTRTVVTKIKPGWMDSSEKLAFFTEKLRNLIIKENNLKSNLFPTVDELNHYVNLYQVEFHKYFPFIHLYSIIPSGENYPLVISISMIGALYGFHSTHALLLSKIARKRVRIFLESTRSSHDKTPIWLMQSLVLLTFTSIFSNDMNAFRTVNTQIIILVQLIKIAKLNFPLENFIKPPIESDHVLEYQDNPTVLNQFKAQYNTREQMNRNFKYFILAQSRIRICHIVLLISNLFKSLVDFDCCFHSIDLKCGVPCYNEVLFFCENSKVWNENLTRFNVVLDSKFSLIEVSNGESNYEKCLMYLSNGNPYLYKNAKVSFKTLLSLLISIHEKINIERDALKDSYEGDFHAKNVQWRMHSRPLVATMLKHWELLYIKNGGVLALNDENLPIINTNPSFRLIIPLYFFAKLRKCLDIAPTLRCIWNQDWNSMNSSLEKVCYEWESLREATEYAVSVVTFWIDTVTIMKGKSTQTPIFTITCIFVSILVIAGYMRRLEDFAQNQNSDSMIGSLKSSDRILWLKAFKALKRIESHLSEREYKLQTFAEFLRVPDNGSLDIENLDSSLIEKTLNPHDASNEALDIITRTRLSSRTLYCGARILGDTPVWPVSLLFAHALQSRAIYNINHRKSVNNV, encoded by the coding sequence ATGTCATCGgaagaattcaaaggaCTTCCAATCAAACGAGATATTTCTTCCACTATTCATACTGACAGACCTCCTGCATTATCTGCCCCTCCATGCGTTGGTTCTACTGGAAATGATAAGATACAAGTGCTGCCGATTCCCAAGAAATCTAGGACCATCAAGACCGATAAACCAAGGCCTTTCCTGTGTCACATCTGTACAAGAGGGTTCGTGAGACAAGAGCATTTAAAACGACATCAAAGAGCGCATACCAACGAGAAACCCTTTCTCTGTGTCTTTTGCGGAAGATGTTTTGCGAGAAGGGATCTGGTCTTGCGGCATCAACATAAACTACATTCAGCACTGGTTTCCAAAGAATCCATAAATTCCAAAGATAAAACTGAAATAGACGCTATCAacgataaaaatataatccAGATCCAAGGCAATAAGCAAACAATTTTACCGACGCCAAGCAATCCTTTAGCGAAGACGGCAGCACAGTTAAAAAAGGCTgccaaagagaaaaaaaacggGAAGCAAGGCAAATTAGATATGAGTCCCTCATACAGTACCAATAGCCGTAGTGCAGACATTTCTTCCTCGGTGGGGAACTCATCAACGCCTACCGTAATTGAAGAGGCAAACCCATCTTCGCATTTTCCCCCTCCAGATACAAATATTCCGACAAAATCTAAGAGGCATGCATCATTTTCAGCATCAAGCGCATTCACATATAGTTCAGATAACTTCCAAAAGCTCCACCAACAAACGAAATCAGACTTCGATGAGCTACAGGAAAGTGTTCCTCACCAGGTCGGCTTTTCTACACCCCAGTTAACGGCACAACAACTTATAGAAAACGCTATTGAATCTGGTGTTGTAGATTTGGAAACCTTGGATTTGCCGccttttttatcattagATGGCTTACCGCCTGCGAGCTCAAGTGCGGCTGTAGCAGCATCCGAACAAATAGATATCTATCCTTCTTCTGCGACGGACACTATCTCAGGCACTAATACCACTCCAAATCAAGCAGCAACAGCCCCTCCTTCTCAATTACCCATAGGAAGGGAAAGCAGCTCTTTGTTTTTGGCAAACACTCCCTATTTATCTGATTTTTTGACAATGGGCTCTTCCTACGGTGGTTCTGGAGGTTTTGTCAAATCTATTACTGCTGATCCTAGTTTGGATTATTTCAACTATAAGAACCATCCTCATTCAGATATAAGGCACAACAATAGTTCCAGTAGTATCAATAATAACGctaataaaaataacaatgacccaattgaaaaatctcaaaacaataataacgcAATCGATGAAGCTATTGACGACACTGATATCCACGCTCACCACGCGGATGCTCATGATGACTCCTTCATAGAAAGTGAAGAGTGGCTCTCCAAGTTTATTATGGACTCTCAgattgataatgatttAAAACTAAATATAAGCCATTTTAACGATATAGGGTTTAACAATTTGCACTCTCAAAATCCTACGACCCATTCAGAACCAAGAAATATGTATAATGAAAACAGAGACATACACCGATCTTCCAATACGTTCCATTCCGTATCGGAAAATATCTCTCCAAGAGAACAATTTTCCCTGTTTAAAGCTAAACCAAACAAGGccatttcaaaatttctgtCTGACGAGAAAATTCCCTCCACAGCGTCACCTTCTTCGTCTGCTTCGCCAGTTCAgtttggtaaaaaaaatgttgatATCAACGAATTTTTATTAGACGAGTCCGTTTCTAACTTATTCACTACTAGACAAATTGAtttattcaagaaaaatgtgaaCCTATATTCACCATtacttcaaaatcaaaatgcAGTGTCACCTACAAATTCGACACCATCATTAAGCACACGGACTGTAGtgacaaaaataaagccaGGGTGGATGGACTCCTCCGAAAAATTGGCTTTCTTTACAGAAAAGTTAAGAAATTTGattattaaagaaaacaatctAAAGTCTAATTTGTTCCCCACTGTTGACGAGCTGAATCATTATGTCAATTTATATCAAGTGGAATTTCATAAGTACTTTCCCTTCATTCATTTATATTCAATTATACCATCAGGTGAAAATTATCCTTTAGTGATATCCATAAGTATGATTGGTGCCCTTTACGGATTCCACTCCACACACGCGCTACTATTGTCCAAAATAGCAAGGAAGAGGGTGAGAATATTTCTAGAAAGCACTCGAAGCAGTCACGACAAGACACCAATTTGGCTAATGCAATCTTTAGTCTTACTAACGTTTACCAGTATTTTCTCCAATGATATGAATGCTTTTAGAACTGTGAATACccaaataataattttggTTCAATTAATTAAAATCGCAAAGTTGAACTTCCCGTTAGAAAACTTCATCAAGCCACCGATCGAAAGTGACCATGTTTTGGAATATCAAGATAACCCCACTGTTTTGAACCAATTTAAAGCTCAATATAATACCCGGGAACAAATGAacagaaattttaaatattttatcttAGCTCAATCAAGAATAAGAATATGCCACATTGTCCTCCTGATTTCTAACCTCTTCAAATCTTTAGTGGATTTCGATTGCTGTTTCCATTCCATTGATTTGAAATGTGGTGTTCCCTGTTACAACGAGGTGTTGTTCTTTTGCGAAAATTCGAAAGTTTGGAATGAGAACTTGACAAGATTCAATGTCGTTTTGGATTCCAAGTTTTCGCTAATTGAAGTTTCCAATGGTGAATCAAACTACGAGAAGTGCTTAATGTATTTATCAAACGGTAATCCCTATCTTTATAAAAACGCTAAGGTTTCATTCAAGACTTTGCTATCTTTACTGATCTCTATTCATGAAAAGATAAACATTGAGAGAGATGCGTTGAAAGATAGTTACGAAGGTGATTTCCATGCGAAAAATGTTCAATGGAGGATGCATTCAAGGCCCTTGGTTGCTACAATGTTAAAACACTGGGAACTACTTTACATCAAGAATGGTGGGGTATTGGCCCTCAATGACGAAAACCTGCCGATAATAAATACGAATCCGTCATTTAGATTGATAATTCCCTTGTATTTCTTCGCAAAACTAAGGAAATGTCTTGATATAGCCCCAACACTAAGATGCATTTGGAACCAGGATTGGAACTCGATGAATAGCTCTTTAGAAAAAGTTTGTTATGAGTGGGAATCATTACGAGAAGCCACAGAGTACGCCGTGTCCGTTGTTACTTTTTGGATTGACACGGTAACTATAATGAAAGGGAAATCGACGCAAACTCCAATCTTCACTATTACTTGTATTTTTGTTTCGATCTTAGTCATAGCTGGGTATATGAGGAGATTAGAAGACTTTGCACAAAACCAAAATAGTGATAGTATGATTGGTAGTTTGAAAAGTAGTGACAGGATTTTGTGGCTAAAAGCTTTCAAAGCTTTGAAGAGAATCGAATCACATTTATCTGAAAGAGAATATAAACTACAAACATTTGCTGAGTTTTTGAGGGTTCCAGATAATGGAAGTCTAGATATCGAGAATTTGGATTCTTCTCTAATagaaaaaactttgaatCCTCATGATGCTAGCAATGAAGCGCTAGATATAATCACGAGAACAAGATTATCATCGAGAACACTGTATTGCGGTGCTAGAATCCTTGGCGACACGCCAGTCTGGCCTGTATCTTTATTGTTTGCTCATGCCTTACAATCTAGGGCTATTTACAATATTAATCACAGGAAATCAGTAAACAACGTATAG